From one Propionispora hippei DSM 15287 genomic stretch:
- a CDS encoding BglG family transcription antiterminator, which yields MEAIIEKAEKLLQFRIAEPYYINLVTHILILIYRTKNGKTIYAGLQAEANQYDSSFYSVSQKIARWLEDIFSIQVNQEEVFYIYRYLTSSGGITVQPDNKPDEVDQRLEEIAREMIRLSGRICPIPFAFSPSLYQALLLHLRPMMNRIIYNIEIKNSLLDQIKEEFPEVMLLLELVIWKIRLQYRLPYINEAEISYLVVYFQSAIEEAISKKKVMIVCSTGVGTSHLLEKRIKNHFPEWNITHIVSAKDLEKDMKLEVVDLIISTVKLDVSLDKPVAYVSALFNKADEKRIRESFVTGQRGLITEATEVIEDDQQSSRNEISKEFSQATLVDCLAIHEALELCLYRTATQRSVRILRRSDSKNKTKLLVLMGEKEAVPDTVMGTLYRMLQEDYTGGTINGSIHSNR from the coding sequence GTGGAAGCGATTATTGAAAAGGCGGAAAAACTGCTGCAATTCCGGATTGCGGAACCTTATTATATCAATCTGGTGACCCATATATTAATTCTCATTTACCGGACGAAAAACGGCAAAACGATTTACGCCGGGCTGCAGGCGGAAGCCAATCAGTATGATTCCTCCTTTTATAGCGTGTCGCAAAAAATAGCCCGCTGGCTGGAAGACATATTTTCTATTCAGGTCAACCAGGAAGAGGTATTTTACATTTATCGGTACTTGACTTCTTCCGGCGGTATTACTGTTCAGCCGGATAATAAACCGGATGAAGTGGATCAGCGGCTAGAGGAAATAGCCCGAGAGATGATTAGGCTGAGTGGGCGGATTTGTCCGATACCATTTGCCTTTAGCCCGTCCTTATATCAGGCGTTGCTGCTCCACTTAAGGCCTATGATGAACCGGATTATTTACAATATAGAAATTAAAAATTCCTTGCTGGATCAAATCAAAGAAGAATTTCCCGAAGTCATGCTGTTATTAGAACTGGTCATTTGGAAGATAAGACTGCAGTACAGGCTGCCTTATATTAATGAAGCGGAGATCAGTTACCTAGTCGTGTATTTTCAGTCTGCCATTGAAGAGGCGATCAGCAAGAAAAAGGTGATGATTGTCTGTTCCACAGGGGTGGGAACCTCGCATCTGTTAGAAAAACGGATCAAAAATCATTTTCCCGAATGGAATATTACTCATATTGTTTCGGCTAAAGATCTGGAAAAAGATATGAAGCTGGAAGTGGTTGATTTGATCATTTCCACCGTGAAACTGGATGTTTCCCTGGATAAACCGGTAGCGTATGTAAGCGCTTTGTTTAATAAAGCCGATGAGAAAAGGATAAGAGAATCTTTTGTCACCGGGCAACGGGGACTCATTACGGAGGCGACGGAGGTTATCGAAGATGACCAGCAAAGCAGTCGGAATGAGATAAGCAAAGAATTTTCCCAGGCCACGCTGGTAGACTGTCTGGCCATCCATGAAGCTTTGGAACTATGTCTGTATCGTACCGCTACTCAGCGGAGCGTCCGGATCCTTAGACGGAGCGATAGTAAGAACAAAACGAAGTTACTCGTGCTAATGGGAGAAAAGGAAGCTGTGCCAGACACGGTGATGGGTACGCTGTACCGCATGCTGCAAGAGGACTACACGGGAGGGACAATAAATGGATCTATCCACAGTAATCGATGA
- a CDS encoding PTS sugar transporter subunit IIA produces MDLSTVIDENRINLELDVASKEEAIDALADMLMQSGVLASKEDFINDVYVREAAGQTGIGGGIAIPHGKSKSVLRTSLAIGRTKRPIEWESLDDEPVRCIILFAVREADSTTVHVRLLGQFAGKLADEDIVTALLNGNDAKEIITILSAEN; encoded by the coding sequence ATGGATCTATCCACAGTAATCGATGAAAACAGAATTAACCTGGAACTGGATGTTGCCAGCAAAGAAGAAGCGATTGATGCGCTGGCTGATATGCTGATGCAATCAGGTGTTTTAGCTTCTAAGGAGGATTTTATAAACGATGTTTATGTGAGAGAAGCTGCCGGACAAACCGGAATAGGAGGTGGGATTGCCATTCCTCACGGCAAATCCAAAAGCGTATTAAGGACTTCACTGGCGATTGGCCGGACCAAGCGACCGATTGAGTGGGAGTCGCTGGATGATGAACCTGTCCGCTGCATTATTTTATTCGCCGTAAGAGAAGCCGACAGCACGACCGTCCATGTACGCTTATTGGGTCAATTCGCGGGGAAGCTGGCTGATGAAGACATTGTGACCGCTCTGCTTAACGGTAACGATGCTAAAGAAATCATCACCATTCTTAGTGCGGAAAATTAA
- a CDS encoding PTS fructose transporter subunit IIB yields the protein MKIVGIAACTSGIAHTYIAKEKLVKAAQALNHTIHIETQGTIGTENELSAKDIAAADVVIIAADIKVGGKERFQGKRLVEVPTHIVIKSPKALLNKIQAELGL from the coding sequence ATGAAAATTGTTGGCATTGCAGCCTGTACATCGGGGATTGCCCACACCTATATTGCCAAAGAAAAACTGGTCAAGGCTGCTCAAGCTCTTAATCACACGATCCATATTGAAACACAGGGCACCATTGGCACCGAAAATGAGCTGTCGGCCAAGGATATTGCGGCAGCCGATGTGGTCATCATTGCTGCGGATATTAAGGTAGGCGGCAAGGAGCGGTTTCAGGGAAAACGGCTTGTGGAAGTGCCTACCCATATTGTAATTAAATCTCCCAAAGCTTTATTAAACAAGATTCAGGCCGAGCTGGGACTATAA
- a CDS encoding PTS fructose transporter subunit IIC, with protein MLKNLELKKHAMTGISYMIPLVVASGLLIAIGNIAGGNPSLIGDYKKAYGLWEAAVTLGVYGMGLIPAVMAAAIAYSIADRPGIAPGLLMGMIANAMGAGFLGGMLGGYLAGWCVNFLKRHIKVPVWAQGLMPMMIVPLLASLIVGFIMFFVIGRPIASASFALREMLDSMQGGSKAVFGAIMGAMAAFDFGGPVNKVASLFADGLLIDKIYGPEAIKICASMIPPFGVTLSWLIKKSRYSKSEADNIKIAFPMGICMITEGVIPIAAVDPIRVIFSCSFGAAIGGILIMLLDVGSPVPSGGMFIVPAMHNPLGFLIALAVGSLVTALLLVALKKDAPQEQEIGLAEDLEEEVDLSGIIVK; from the coding sequence GTGTTAAAAAATTTAGAGTTGAAAAAGCATGCAATGACGGGAATATCCTACATGATCCCTCTGGTGGTGGCTTCAGGGCTGTTGATTGCTATCGGGAATATAGCCGGCGGCAATCCCAGTTTGATTGGTGACTACAAGAAAGCTTACGGTTTGTGGGAAGCGGCAGTCACTTTGGGCGTATACGGTATGGGACTCATTCCGGCCGTCATGGCGGCGGCCATTGCTTACTCGATTGCCGACCGGCCGGGGATTGCGCCGGGGTTATTGATGGGGATGATCGCCAATGCTATGGGCGCCGGCTTTTTGGGGGGCATGCTGGGCGGTTACCTGGCCGGCTGGTGCGTCAATTTCCTCAAACGTCATATCAAGGTTCCTGTCTGGGCTCAGGGGCTTATGCCGATGATGATTGTCCCGCTGCTGGCGTCGCTGATTGTAGGTTTTATTATGTTTTTTGTGATTGGCAGACCGATTGCCTCAGCCTCTTTTGCTTTAAGAGAAATGCTGGATAGTATGCAAGGCGGTTCCAAAGCAGTATTCGGCGCTATTATGGGGGCCATGGCCGCCTTTGATTTTGGCGGTCCGGTAAATAAAGTGGCTTCTTTGTTTGCCGACGGACTATTAATTGATAAAATCTACGGACCGGAAGCAATAAAAATCTGTGCCTCCATGATCCCACCGTTTGGTGTGACCTTATCCTGGCTGATTAAGAAATCAAGATATAGCAAAAGTGAAGCCGACAATATCAAAATAGCCTTTCCCATGGGAATTTGCATGATTACAGAAGGCGTCATTCCCATCGCCGCAGTCGATCCTATTCGCGTTATTTTCTCCTGCTCCTTTGGCGCGGCTATCGGTGGTATTTTGATTATGCTGCTGGACGTAGGTTCACCGGTTCCTTCCGGCGGGATGTTCATTGTTCCGGCCATGCATAATCCGCTGGGCTTCCTGATTGCTTTAGCAGTTGGCAGCCTGGTTACGGCGTTGCTCTTAGTCGCTTTAAAAAAGGATGCTCCTCAGGAGCAGGAAATAGGTCTGGCAGAGGATTTGGAGGAAGAGGTGGATTTGTCGGGGATTATTGTAAAATAA
- a CDS encoding class II fructose-bisphosphate aldolase gives MYVSMKDMLQKAHAGAYAVMAINCFNLETARTVIRAAESENAPIIINLYQDHLIQHCDSELITPMVKVLANRSKVKIALNFDHGQEVLLLKKAIDDGFSSVMVDGSRFGLDGNIAMTREIVNFAHPKGVSVEGEIGCIGATEGAEFTEHSMYTDPDEAVRFARETGIDALAVSIGSSHGNYPADMIPAFDFERLRQIKAMTGLPLVLHGGSGSGEKNIRQAVKDGINKINVGCDFMNANVAAVKNRLQENPDINYYDLVERVETDSMEIVRHYIRLSGSYNKN, from the coding sequence ATGTATGTTTCCATGAAGGATATGCTGCAGAAGGCGCATGCCGGGGCTTATGCGGTTATGGCGATTAACTGCTTTAATCTGGAGACCGCCAGGACAGTTATCCGGGCGGCGGAGAGTGAAAATGCGCCAATCATTATTAATCTGTATCAGGATCATCTGATACAGCATTGTGACAGCGAACTGATCACACCGATGGTGAAGGTATTGGCCAATCGGTCCAAAGTTAAGATTGCGCTGAATTTTGATCACGGGCAGGAGGTTTTGCTGTTAAAAAAGGCAATTGACGACGGGTTTTCTTCCGTCATGGTCGACGGCTCGCGGTTTGGTCTGGACGGAAATATTGCGATGACAAGGGAGATTGTTAATTTCGCCCACCCCAAAGGAGTGAGTGTGGAAGGCGAAATTGGCTGCATTGGTGCTACGGAAGGAGCGGAGTTTACCGAGCATTCCATGTATACCGACCCGGATGAGGCCGTGCGGTTTGCCAGGGAAACGGGTATTGATGCGCTGGCTGTGTCCATCGGTTCTTCTCACGGCAATTATCCCGCTGATATGATTCCAGCATTTGATTTTGAACGGCTGCGGCAGATTAAAGCGATGACCGGGCTGCCGCTGGTACTGCATGGCGGTTCCGGTTCCGGCGAGAAGAATATCCGCCAGGCGGTCAAGGATGGAATCAATAAGATTAATGTAGGCTGCGATTTTATGAATGCCAATGTGGCTGCCGTAAAAAACAGACTGCAAGAAAATCCTGACATTAACTATTATGATCTGGTCGAGCGGGTGGAAACGGACAGTATGGAGATTGTCCGGCACTATATACGGTTGTCGGGATCATATAATAAAAACTAA
- a CDS encoding ketose-bisphosphate aldolase, with protein sequence MLMNMKELLSVAQKYQFAVPAFNVSSNMLLRGVMDGCREKQAPVIIAIHPDELSFVEDSFIASVREEIIHSRIPAVIHLDHGGSFEQIVRAIRCGFTSVMIDASLLSFEENVAITRKVIEVAQAAHVSVEAELGTIGTTGNGGEGGTEQIIYTDPATVKEFVARTGVDTLAIAIGTSHGIYPKNMQPKLRMDLLQEIRAIVDIPLVLHGGSANADSEIAEAVRLGISKINISSDIKDAFYKKCREVLQDPVIREPNAIYPPCIEAMKQVVYQKIDLFNDAGKASCYQEN encoded by the coding sequence ATGCTAATGAATATGAAGGAATTATTGTCGGTGGCGCAAAAATATCAGTTTGCCGTACCTGCTTTTAATGTCAGCAGCAATATGCTGCTAAGAGGCGTTATGGATGGGTGCCGGGAAAAACAGGCGCCGGTGATCATCGCCATTCATCCCGATGAATTATCGTTTGTGGAAGACAGCTTTATTGCCAGTGTGCGGGAAGAAATTATCCATAGCCGCATACCGGCCGTAATTCATCTGGATCATGGCGGGAGCTTTGAGCAGATTGTCCGGGCTATTCGCTGTGGCTTTACTTCCGTGATGATTGATGCCTCGCTGCTATCGTTTGAAGAGAATGTGGCAATCACCAGAAAAGTGATCGAAGTGGCGCAGGCTGCCCATGTTTCTGTAGAAGCCGAACTGGGGACGATCGGAACGACCGGCAACGGTGGTGAAGGCGGTACGGAGCAAATTATTTATACCGATCCGGCCACTGTCAAAGAATTTGTTGCCAGAACCGGCGTGGACACGCTGGCGATTGCCATCGGTACATCGCACGGCATTTATCCGAAAAATATGCAGCCAAAATTGAGAATGGATTTGCTGCAGGAAATCAGAGCGATTGTGGATATACCCTTGGTTCTGCACGGTGGCTCGGCTAATGCCGATAGTGAAATCGCCGAGGCGGTAAGACTGGGGATATCGAAAATCAATATATCCAGTGATATCAAGGACGCTTTTTACAAGAAATGCCGGGAAGTGCTGCAGGACCCGGTTATCCGTGAACCAAACGCCATTTATCCACCTTGTATTGAGGCTATGAAACAGGTGGTTTATCAAAAAATTGATTTGTTTAATGATGCCGGTAAAGCAAGCTGTTATCAGGAAAATTAA
- a CDS encoding sodium:solute symporter family protein — translation MELTLGHIIGLTLTILLVIGSGLYSARTVTSAEGYSLGGRSAGTALVAGSIAGTVIGGGATVGTAQMAYSLGLSAWWFTLGSGIGFIIMGLFYARPLRRTGLETIPQYLVANYGKTAGPLVSVISSLGILLSAVASCLPGIQLIAALFHLGPWPAALLLMLLVAAYVFFGGIKSAGVAGMLKMVIIWLTLLAAGGTAWLALREMPAFALQFPDFPWLSLWGHGFWAGLGNLFSLIVGIMCTQTYIQSIFSAADSRTAAAGAFVAALIVIPVGLPSIAIGMFMHATHPAMLPILVLPGYLLQYQPAWLGGIGLAGILLSLIGSIAGLTLGIGTMLSRDICAELFQVKSSQTLLWINRGIILLVMGLACLIAVAHLQSQVLLWNYLSMALRGGGVFLPLTLAIFAPGRLPGSWALASMAISTLAAILAATVFPVPIDPLFIGLAVSAGIILAGLISKRWQAGHGSAGKAHCRS, via the coding sequence ATGGAACTTACCCTTGGTCATATCATTGGCCTGACGTTGACAATTTTGCTGGTAATCGGCAGCGGTTTGTATTCGGCCCGGACAGTGACTTCGGCGGAAGGCTACAGTCTGGGCGGACGCTCTGCCGGTACGGCTCTGGTGGCAGGCAGCATAGCCGGTACGGTAATTGGCGGCGGTGCCACGGTAGGAACGGCGCAAATGGCCTATTCGCTGGGGCTTTCCGCCTGGTGGTTTACCTTAGGTTCCGGCATTGGTTTCATTATTATGGGTTTGTTTTATGCCCGGCCGCTGCGCCGTACCGGTCTGGAGACCATTCCGCAATATCTGGTGGCAAATTACGGCAAAACGGCCGGTCCTTTGGTCAGTGTGATTTCCTCCCTGGGCATCTTGCTTAGTGCTGTGGCAAGCTGCCTGCCGGGAATTCAACTGATTGCAGCCTTGTTTCATCTCGGACCCTGGCCGGCGGCCTTACTGCTTATGCTGCTGGTGGCTGCCTATGTTTTTTTTGGCGGCATAAAAAGCGCCGGCGTAGCCGGTATGTTGAAAATGGTGATTATCTGGCTTACCTTACTGGCAGCCGGCGGCACGGCCTGGCTGGCTTTAAGGGAAATGCCTGCTTTTGCGCTGCAGTTTCCGGACTTTCCCTGGCTTAGCCTGTGGGGACATGGCTTCTGGGCGGGGCTGGGCAATCTTTTTTCTCTGATTGTCGGCATTATGTGTACTCAAACTTATATTCAGTCCATTTTTTCCGCCGCCGATTCACGGACGGCAGCAGCGGGAGCGTTTGTTGCGGCGTTGATCGTCATACCGGTGGGATTGCCGTCCATTGCCATCGGCATGTTTATGCATGCAACCCATCCTGCTATGCTGCCGATTCTGGTGCTGCCGGGTTATTTGCTGCAATATCAGCCGGCCTGGCTGGGCGGTATCGGGCTTGCCGGTATTTTACTTTCGCTTATCGGATCAATTGCCGGGCTAACGTTGGGTATTGGCACCATGCTTTCGCGGGATATTTGCGCCGAGCTGTTTCAGGTAAAAAGCAGTCAAACATTATTGTGGATAAACCGGGGTATCATTTTGCTGGTCATGGGTCTGGCCTGTCTGATTGCCGTGGCTCATTTGCAGTCGCAGGTACTGCTTTGGAATTACCTGTCCATGGCGCTGCGGGGCGGCGGAGTATTTTTGCCGCTTACGCTGGCGATCTTCGCTCCCGGCAGGCTGCCGGGAAGTTGGGCTCTTGCTTCGATGGCAATCAGTACGCTGGCCGCTATCCTGGCGGCTACGGTATTTCCCGTACCAATTGACCCGCTGTTTATCGGGCTTGCGGTGAGTGCCGGCATCATTCTGGCCGGACTGATTAGCAAGCGGTGGCAGGCCGGACACGGGTCTGCCGGTAAGGCGCACTGTCGTTCGTAA
- a CDS encoding threonine aldolase family protein produces MIRFESDYTEGAHPRILQRLLETNEEQTPGYGLDQHCEAARNYIKKACQAMDAEVHFLVGGTQTNATIIASILRSYQGAVTAESGHIAVHETGAIEAAGHKVLTLPSRDGKIRAEQVKELYRAHWADASHEHMVQPGMVYISHPTENGTTYRKDELEALSAVCRECGLPLMLDGARLGYGLTAPDNDLSLTDIARLCDVFYIGGTKVGALMGEAVVITQEALRRDFRYMIKQHGGMLAKGRLLGIQFETLFEDGLYFEIAGHAVAMAMRIREAFTAQGFSFRYASTTNQQFPILPDEVLKKLGETYAYSFWEKAGATHSVVRFCTSWATKKEHVDRLVKDIQAL; encoded by the coding sequence ATGATACGATTTGAAAGCGATTATACCGAAGGCGCTCACCCCAGAATTTTGCAGCGACTGCTGGAAACCAATGAGGAGCAGACGCCGGGCTATGGCTTGGATCAGCACTGCGAAGCAGCCCGGAATTATATAAAAAAAGCTTGTCAGGCGATGGACGCCGAGGTTCATTTTTTGGTCGGCGGCACACAGACCAATGCCACCATCATTGCCTCGATTCTGCGTTCTTATCAGGGAGCGGTGACAGCCGAAAGCGGCCACATCGCCGTCCATGAGACCGGCGCCATCGAAGCGGCCGGTCATAAGGTGCTTACCCTGCCCAGCCGAGACGGGAAAATCCGGGCCGAACAGGTAAAAGAGTTATACCGGGCTCATTGGGCCGATGCTTCCCATGAACATATGGTACAGCCCGGCATGGTGTATATATCCCATCCTACTGAGAACGGTACTACATATCGTAAGGACGAACTGGAGGCGTTAAGCGCTGTTTGCCGGGAATGCGGGCTGCCTCTGATGTTGGACGGCGCCCGGCTGGGATACGGTTTGACGGCTCCGGACAACGACTTGTCCCTAACCGATATTGCCCGTCTCTGCGATGTTTTTTATATCGGGGGAACGAAAGTCGGAGCTCTGATGGGAGAAGCTGTGGTGATCACACAGGAGGCTTTGCGGCGGGATTTTCGTTACATGATCAAGCAGCATGGCGGGATGCTGGCCAAGGGACGTTTGCTGGGCATTCAGTTTGAAACGCTGTTTGAGGACGGTCTGTATTTTGAAATTGCCGGGCATGCCGTAGCCATGGCGATGCGTATCCGGGAAGCTTTCACGGCCCAAGGATTTTCTTTCCGCTATGCTTCTACTACCAATCAGCAATTTCCTATTTTGCCTGATGAAGTATTAAAAAAACTGGGCGAAACCTACGCCTATTCTTTCTGGGAAAAGGCGGGAGCCACTCACAGTGTGGTGCGGTTCTGTACCAGTTGGGCCACCAAGAAGGAACACGTGGATCGGTTGGTCAAGGATATTCAGGCGCTATAG
- the mrdA gene encoding penicillin-binding protein 2 yields MVSRSKNRVDVLGFIVIIVILALMGRLAYLQIIKGDYFHTLAEQNRIRLITVTAPRGTFYDRNGTPLVNNRPGFSVSLMPIDGPVSQEVIVRLADILKIKPEEINSKVKKEENPLNPVIVKNDVGQDIVARIEEHKSDLPGVVLAIQAVRSYIYNDLGAHMFGYVGEINDNELEKGKADGYKSGDILGKSGLEQVYDKTLRGVDGGEQVEVDVTGRPIQRLGRKEPVPGNDLWLTIDYRVQKATEEAMDRQLTYLQNKLGNSKAKAGAAVAINPKTGEVLAMVSRPAFNPNLFNGGISEKDWKIINDNPFNPMQNRVIAGEYPPGSTFKIVTGTAALELGKVTPEEKILDTGKHWIIPKGNAQNEALGLIDFREALSKSDNVYFYEMGNRLGIDNLEKYARMFGLGEYTGIKLPGESNGLVANKKYKMKVYDEDWYLSETFDAAIGQGFQLATPLQVANVMAQIANGGHRYRPYLVSKIASPDGKIIQTFQPEEVGTINISAKTLNLIRSALRDVALPGGTAASTFAGFPIPIAGKTGTAENPHGDDHGWFVAYAPFDDPQIVVAVLIEQGGFGADSAVPIARKMLEAYFDVPSQKNPADLYAEEQAAKAGAKQP; encoded by the coding sequence ATGGTAAGCAGGTCGAAAAACCGGGTGGATGTGTTAGGGTTTATTGTCATTATAGTTATTTTGGCGCTTATGGGCAGATTAGCTTACCTTCAGATCATAAAGGGTGATTACTTTCACACTTTGGCCGAGCAAAATCGCATTCGCCTGATTACCGTTACGGCGCCGCGGGGAACCTTCTATGACCGCAACGGAACGCCACTGGTGAACAACCGGCCCGGTTTTTCGGTGTCCCTGATGCCGATTGACGGACCGGTTTCACAGGAGGTTATTGTTAGGTTGGCTGACATCCTCAAGATTAAGCCGGAGGAGATCAACAGCAAAGTTAAAAAGGAGGAAAATCCGTTAAATCCGGTTATCGTGAAAAACGATGTGGGGCAGGACATTGTGGCCAGGATCGAAGAACACAAAAGCGATCTGCCTGGCGTGGTACTGGCGATCCAGGCGGTGCGCAGCTATATATATAATGACCTTGGCGCTCATATGTTCGGCTACGTAGGGGAAATCAACGACAACGAACTGGAAAAAGGGAAAGCCGACGGTTATAAAAGTGGTGACATTCTGGGCAAGTCCGGTCTGGAGCAGGTCTATGACAAGACACTGCGCGGTGTGGACGGCGGTGAGCAGGTCGAAGTGGATGTGACCGGGCGCCCCATCCAGCGACTTGGTCGGAAGGAGCCGGTTCCCGGCAATGACCTGTGGCTTACCATTGATTATCGCGTCCAGAAGGCTACGGAAGAGGCGATGGACAGGCAGCTTACCTATTTGCAAAACAAGCTGGGCAACAGCAAAGCGAAAGCCGGCGCCGCCGTGGCGATCAACCCTAAGACCGGTGAGGTGCTGGCGATGGTCAGCCGGCCGGCCTTTAATCCCAACCTGTTTAATGGCGGCATCTCGGAAAAAGACTGGAAGATAATCAACGATAATCCGTTCAATCCCATGCAGAACCGGGTGATTGCCGGTGAATATCCGCCGGGTTCTACCTTTAAAATTGTGACAGGCACGGCAGCGTTGGAACTGGGTAAGGTGACGCCGGAAGAAAAGATTCTCGATACAGGCAAGCACTGGATTATTCCCAAGGGAAACGCGCAGAATGAAGCGCTGGGCCTGATCGATTTCCGCGAGGCGTTGTCCAAATCGGATAATGTGTATTTTTATGAAATGGGCAACCGGCTGGGCATCGACAATCTGGAAAAGTATGCAAGAATGTTCGGTCTTGGTGAATACACCGGCATCAAGCTGCCGGGTGAATCGAACGGTCTGGTGGCAAATAAAAAGTATAAAATGAAAGTGTACGACGAAGACTGGTACCTGTCGGAAACCTTTGACGCCGCTATCGGGCAGGGATTCCAACTGGCGACGCCGCTGCAGGTGGCCAATGTTATGGCTCAGATAGCTAACGGCGGACATCGTTACCGCCCCTACCTTGTCAGTAAAATTGCCAGTCCCGACGGAAAAATCATTCAGACCTTTCAGCCGGAGGAAGTGGGAACGATCAATATATCGGCTAAAACACTTAATCTCATCCGGAGCGCTCTCCGGGATGTCGCTTTGCCCGGTGGTACGGCGGCGTCTACCTTCGCCGGCTTTCCCATTCCGATCGCCGGCAAAACGGGTACGGCGGAAAATCCTCATGGCGATGATCATGGCTGGTTTGTGGCCTATGCGCCGTTTGATGATCCGCAGATCGTGGTGGCTGTTCTGATTGAGCAGGGTGGTTTTGGCGCCGATTCGGCCGTGCCGATTGCCCGCAAAATGCTGGAGGCTTATTTCGATGTTCCTTCCCAGAAGAATCCGGCAGATTTATATGCCGAGGAGCAGGCGGCAAAAGCCGGTGCTAAGCAGCCATAA
- the thiW gene encoding energy coupling factor transporter S component ThiW — translation MNRNEGLLKMVMLSMLVAIGVVISPILRIEGMCPMAHVINIVCSVLLGPWYSLLCATLIGIIRMMLMGIPPLALTGAVFGALLSGLLYRYFKGRLIWAVIGEVLGTGVIGALVSYPVMTFLWGKAGLTWTFYLPLFTAATLIGGSIAYVFLTALKKTGMLAVCQNRLGAVVYDKG, via the coding sequence ATGAATCGAAATGAGGGACTCTTAAAGATGGTGATGTTATCCATGCTGGTGGCCATTGGCGTGGTAATTTCCCCTATCCTGCGGATTGAAGGGATGTGCCCGATGGCCCATGTGATCAATATCGTATGTTCTGTTTTATTGGGACCCTGGTATTCTTTGCTGTGCGCTACACTGATTGGTATCATCCGGATGATGCTGATGGGCATCCCGCCATTGGCGTTGACCGGCGCGGTATTTGGCGCCCTGCTGTCAGGTCTGTTGTACCGGTATTTTAAGGGACGGCTGATCTGGGCTGTTATTGGCGAGGTGCTTGGCACAGGCGTAATCGGTGCCCTTGTTTCCTATCCGGTGATGACCTTTCTGTGGGGCAAGGCAGGGCTGACCTGGACCTTTTATCTGCCGCTCTTTACCGCAGCTACGCTGATCGGCGGCTCGATTGCCTATGTATTTTTGACAGCTTTGAAAAAAACGGGTATGCTGGCAGTATGTCAGAACCGGTTAGGAGCGGTGGTCTATGACAAAGGCTGA
- the thiM gene encoding hydroxyethylthiazole kinase, translating to MTKADVSLAGLLAVRREVQERRPLIHCITNPISINDCANAVLAVGAKPIMAEHPAEVAGITATAAALAVNLGNITDSRMAAMRVSGKVAGERKLPSVLDLVGVGCSRLRLDFAREFIAECRPDVIKGNMSEIKTLSKGESHAQGIDAGEQDSLAGDNMADTLRWLRELSLATGAVITVTGRVDVITDGRTVFLLENGCDMLARITGTGCMLNVLVASFISTGRILAGAVLATAFLGICGELSLPVKGTGMFRANLLDTIYSLTDEEFSKAIRWTVC from the coding sequence ATGACAAAGGCTGATGTCTCGCTTGCCGGACTGCTGGCTGTCCGGCGGGAGGTGCAGGAACGCAGGCCGCTCATTCACTGCATTACCAATCCCATCTCGATCAATGACTGCGCCAATGCTGTCCTGGCCGTCGGGGCCAAGCCGATCATGGCGGAGCATCCGGCCGAAGTGGCCGGCATTACGGCGACGGCAGCTGCCTTGGCGGTCAATTTAGGCAATATAACCGACAGCCGCATGGCGGCTATGCGTGTATCCGGCAAAGTGGCCGGCGAACGGAAGCTGCCTTCGGTGCTTGATCTGGTCGGCGTGGGCTGCAGCCGCCTGCGTCTTGACTTTGCCAGGGAGTTTATTGCCGAATGCCGCCCTGACGTGATCAAAGGCAACATGTCGGAAATCAAGACGCTTAGCAAAGGAGAAAGTCATGCCCAGGGAATTGATGCTGGCGAACAGGACAGCCTGGCCGGGGATAATATGGCCGATACCTTGCGCTGGCTGCGGGAGCTCTCACTGGCCACTGGCGCAGTTATCACCGTAACCGGCCGGGTGGATGTGATTACCGATGGCCGGACCGTTTTCCTGCTGGAAAATGGCTGTGACATGCTGGCGAGGATCACGGGAACCGGCTGTATGCTCAATGTGCTGGTGGCCAGCTTTATTTCAACCGGTCGTATTTTGGCCGGCGCGGTGTTGGCGACGGCGTTTTTAGGCATCTGCGGTGAACTTTCCCTGCCGGTGAAAGGCACCGGCATGTTCCGGGCCAATTTGCTGGATACTATATACAGTCTGACTGACGAGGAATTTAGCAAAGCCATTAGGTGGACGGTCTGCTAA